One part of the Tolypothrix sp. NIES-4075 genome encodes these proteins:
- a CDS encoding URC4/urg3 family protein, with amino-acid sequence MPRTPSLEGKELIAYLRSAYAIRERCMQLFVLATEDKLPNFGCDLMQLNRVADYVISVMRGEYPNLDIPFHSRWRHFEAGGVGRLTQLDEMLVGMTPLQKAAAKFDLAIISVLLDAGAGNSWHYYEHETNLGFRRSEGLAVASFRMFCQGAFSSDQKQPLQADAQKLQLLTEEELANGFQVNAENPLVGVSGRLRLLQKLGEALVSSPDLFGEVNPRPGNLVNYLMGKSKNQAFRKVAVLRIAATTVFDAVLEGLSDIWSGRVEVAGVNLGDVWFHPAVADDNLVPFHKLSQWLTYSLLEPLQELGLEITNLDALTGLPEYRNGGLCLDLGLIKVKDSRVLRSPHLVSSEVIVEWRAMTVILLDCIAVRVREKLGMSAKELPLVKILQGGTWTAGRKIAAELRTGGVPPIQIESDGTVF; translated from the coding sequence ATGCCAAGAACGCCAAGTTTAGAGGGGAAGGAGTTGATTGCATATCTTCGTTCTGCTTACGCTATTCGGGAACGTTGTATGCAATTGTTTGTATTGGCGACTGAAGATAAGTTGCCAAATTTTGGTTGTGATTTGATGCAGTTGAATAGGGTAGCAGATTATGTGATTTCGGTGATGCGGGGTGAGTACCCTAATTTGGATATTCCGTTTCACAGTCGTTGGCGACATTTTGAGGCTGGAGGTGTGGGACGTTTAACTCAGTTGGATGAGATGTTGGTGGGAATGACACCGCTGCAAAAAGCGGCTGCGAAGTTTGATTTGGCGATTATTAGTGTTTTGCTGGATGCTGGAGCGGGGAACAGCTGGCATTATTATGAGCATGAGACTAATTTGGGTTTCCGGCGAAGTGAAGGTTTGGCTGTGGCTAGTTTCCGGATGTTTTGTCAAGGTGCTTTTTCAAGTGACCAAAAACAACCTTTACAAGCTGATGCTCAAAAGTTGCAATTATTAACAGAAGAAGAATTGGCGAATGGGTTTCAGGTAAATGCCGAAAATCCTTTGGTGGGCGTTTCTGGGCGGTTGAGGTTGTTGCAGAAATTAGGAGAAGCTTTAGTATCTTCTCCTGATTTATTTGGCGAAGTAAATCCGCGTCCGGGAAATCTGGTAAATTACTTAATGGGAAAGTCTAAGAATCAGGCGTTCCGTAAGGTTGCGGTACTCCGCATCGCTGCAACAACAGTTTTCGATGCAGTTTTAGAAGGACTGAGTGATATTTGGTCTGGACGAGTTGAAGTTGCTGGAGTTAATTTGGGGGATGTCTGGTTTCACCCGGCTGTTGCTGATGATAATTTGGTGCCATTTCATAAATTATCTCAATGGCTTACGTACTCTTTGTTGGAACCACTACAGGAACTCGGTTTAGAAATTACTAATTTAGATGCGCTGACTGGTTTGCCAGAATATCGCAATGGAGGGTTGTGTCTTGATTTGGGACTTATCAAGGTTAAAGATTCACGGGTTTTGCGATCGCCTCATTTAGTATCATCAGAAGTTATAGTTGAATGGCGTGCAATGACTGTGATTTTGTTGGATTGCATTGCGGTTAGAGTACGGGAAAAGTTGGGTATGAGTGCTAAGGAATTGCCTCTGGTGAAAATCCTCCAAGGTGGAACTTGGACAGCGGGACGAAAAATTGCGGCAGAACTCAGAACAGGTGGTGTCCCCCCTATACAAATAGAAAGCGATGGGACTGTATTCTAA
- a CDS encoding DUF2294 domain-containing protein has protein sequence MAKPTIGQLEREISQRIGFLYNTQLGLRPSKVICHCFDKEIVVTLEDSVTLVEQTLVDGNYRKLAEEVRVNLNKIIKPQIKALIEEIIHRNVIDIISNSSLATNRTGIIAILEQSPAVRNPEAIPKVDLNSVSD, from the coding sequence ATGGCTAAACCAACAATTGGACAATTAGAACGAGAAATATCACAGCGTATTGGTTTTTTATATAATACTCAACTTGGGCTACGTCCTAGCAAAGTTATTTGTCATTGCTTTGATAAAGAAATTGTCGTTACTTTAGAAGATTCTGTTACTTTAGTTGAGCAAACTCTTGTTGATGGGAATTATAGGAAATTAGCTGAAGAAGTTAGAGTGAATTTAAATAAAATAATTAAGCCACAAATTAAAGCTTTGATTGAGGAAATTATTCACAGAAATGTGATAGATATAATTAGCAATTCCAGTTTAGCAACTAATCGAACTGGTATAATTGCTATTTTGGAACAGTCCCCAGCGGTTCGCAATCCGGAAGCTATTCCGAAAGTTGATTTGAATAGTGTAAGCGATTGA
- a CDS encoding ABC transporter ATP-binding protein — translation MSYLRLEKITKRFGSFIANDNISLSIEPGIHAILGENGAGKTTLMNIISGLYQPDEGQIYIQEKKVNFASSKDAINQGIGMIHQHFMLVPQLTVTENIILGTEKSWRLNLRQKQQEIAALSQAYKLEIDPSMRVADLPVGAQQRVEILKVLYRQAKLLILDEPTAVLTPPEVKSLIAILRQLAANGNTIIFISHKLDEVMNLCDTVTVLRRGKVVANTNTQQATPQQLAELMVGREVVLQLNKSAVSPGKVVLSVQNLQVVDERNITAVRNISFQLRAGEILGIAGVDGNGQRELADAIAMQSVKSGQIEFAVKNIGYIPEDRQKMGLVLQFSIAQNLILKTFKKLPFCRRFFLQKEAIKNHAKSAMQEFDIRATGEDVKVSHLSGGNQQKVVLARELTGEPLLIVAMQPTRGLDVGATQAVHSRLLAERKRGAAILYISTELEEVMAMSDRIAVIYRGEFLDILDAASATVEEIGLLMAGGGGQGE, via the coding sequence ATGTCATATTTACGTTTAGAAAAAATCACCAAACGCTTTGGTTCATTTATTGCTAACGATAACATTAGCCTAAGCATTGAACCTGGAATTCACGCAATTTTAGGTGAAAATGGAGCAGGTAAAACCACTTTAATGAACATCATTAGTGGTTTATATCAACCTGACGAAGGTCAAATTTATATACAAGAAAAAAAAGTAAATTTTGCATCTTCAAAAGACGCAATTAATCAAGGTATCGGCATGATTCACCAACACTTCATGCTTGTACCTCAGTTAACCGTCACCGAAAATATCATTCTGGGAACTGAGAAAAGCTGGCGTTTAAATCTGCGGCAAAAACAGCAAGAAATCGCTGCTTTATCCCAAGCTTATAAATTAGAAATTGACCCCAGTATGAGAGTAGCAGATTTACCAGTAGGAGCGCAACAGCGAGTAGAAATTCTCAAAGTTCTTTATCGTCAAGCAAAGTTGTTGATTTTGGATGAACCGACAGCAGTATTAACACCACCAGAAGTGAAATCTTTAATTGCTATTCTCCGCCAACTTGCAGCAAATGGAAACACAATTATTTTTATCAGTCACAAGCTTGATGAAGTGATGAATCTCTGCGACACGGTAACGGTGTTGCGACGGGGAAAGGTAGTAGCAAATACAAATACTCAACAAGCTACACCTCAACAATTAGCAGAATTGATGGTGGGACGTGAAGTTGTTTTACAGTTAAATAAATCAGCCGTTTCACCAGGTAAAGTTGTCTTATCGGTGCAGAATTTACAAGTTGTAGATGAGCGAAATATTACTGCTGTGCGTAATATTTCATTTCAACTTCGGGCAGGAGAAATTTTAGGAATCGCGGGTGTAGATGGCAATGGACAGCGAGAATTAGCAGATGCGATCGCCATGCAAAGTGTTAAAAGCGGTCAAATCGAGTTTGCCGTTAAAAATATCGGTTACATTCCCGAAGATAGGCAAAAAATGGGTTTGGTATTGCAATTTAGTATTGCCCAAAACCTGATTTTGAAGACGTTTAAAAAGTTGCCTTTTTGTCGTCGCTTTTTTTTGCAGAAAGAAGCAATTAAAAATCACGCTAAGTCTGCAATGCAAGAGTTTGATATTCGGGCAACGGGGGAAGATGTGAAGGTAAGTCACTTGTCGGGAGGAAATCAACAAAAGGTGGTGTTAGCGCGAGAATTGACGGGAGAACCGCTGTTAATTGTCGCAATGCAACCGACACGGGGATTAGATGTGGGGGCAACTCAAGCAGTGCATTCTCGCTTATTGGCAGAAAGAAAACGCGGTGCGGCAATTTTGTATATTTCTACTGAGTTAGAGGAAGTGATGGCAATGAGCGATCGCATTGCCGTAATCTACAGAGGTGAGTTTCTCGATATTTTAGATGCAGCGAGTGCGACAGTTGAGGAAATTGGTTTGTTGATGGCTGGGGGAGGGGGACAAGGGGAGTAA
- a CDS encoding polysaccharide deacetylase family protein — protein MSANKLSQIVLIGIITSVAAAGSFALSLVVPTSVINHQLAIQTPENTSLKNPKHQHIANLGKVMSTSAQAVAPSTNVISGVPKLFQGTTIYQAKLKPTDKVVALTFDDGPGPKNTVQVLEILKKNNVKATFFMVGEMVQAFPKIAKQVALDGHVIGNHTWHHWYRRMDTATAAKEIDRTADIIYKTTGEKTTLFRPPGGYLNNGLVAYAKNHHYAVMMWSGESGDAERRSPQVPGMITNVIKATKPGGIILMHDGGGNRAKTVKALPQMIADLKAEGYRFVTIPELLQIQDKEQMATVPSPTVTPAVTDEHPNIQPNN, from the coding sequence GTGTCCGCTAATAAATTATCCCAAATTGTACTAATAGGAATTATTACTTCAGTTGCAGCTGCTGGAAGTTTTGCTTTAAGTTTAGTTGTACCTACAAGCGTAATCAATCATCAATTGGCAATTCAAACGCCGGAAAACACAAGTTTAAAAAATCCCAAACATCAACACATTGCGAATTTGGGCAAAGTGATGAGTACATCGGCGCAAGCCGTTGCCCCAAGTACAAATGTAATTTCTGGTGTGCCAAAATTATTTCAAGGAACAACTATTTATCAAGCAAAATTGAAACCAACCGATAAAGTTGTTGCCCTCACTTTTGATGATGGACCAGGACCAAAAAACACGGTACAGGTGTTAGAAATTTTGAAGAAAAATAACGTCAAAGCGACATTTTTCATGGTTGGGGAAATGGTGCAAGCGTTTCCCAAAATTGCTAAACAAGTTGCCCTGGATGGTCATGTAATTGGCAATCATACATGGCACCATTGGTATCGTCGCATGGATACCGCAACGGCGGCTAAAGAAATTGACCGCACAGCAGATATTATTTACAAAACTACAGGTGAGAAAACTACTCTATTTCGTCCACCTGGAGGCTACCTGAATAATGGATTGGTTGCCTACGCCAAAAATCACCATTATGCTGTGATGATGTGGTCTGGTGAGTCAGGTGACGCTGAACGTCGTTCTCCTCAAGTACCGGGAATGATAACAAATGTAATAAAAGCTACTAAACCTGGGGGAATTATACTCATGCACGATGGCGGTGGCAACCGTGCCAAAACTGTTAAAGCATTACCACAAATGATTGCCGATTTGAAGGCGGAAGGTTATCGATTTGTAACGATCCCTGAATTGTTGCAAATACAAGATAAAGAACAAATGGCAACAGTACCTTCACCGACAGTAACACCTGCGGTTACAGATGAACATCCAAACATTCAGCCCAATAATTAG
- a CDS encoding ureidoglycolate lyase, with translation MSTANTVQQLQAEWVTPENFRRYGQVIFASKDGKAYDTKDAQLNLQNGIPRFYIMRLQRRGRKFYTITRHMQCTQCLGSLSGKDWLIAVCPPDNNIDEPALEEIAAFRIPGNCFIKLEVGTWHAGPYFEHEFVDFYNLELSDTNVVDHFTHDFVKSHQLEFEMV, from the coding sequence ATGAGTACAGCAAATACAGTACAACAATTGCAGGCAGAATGGGTAACACCAGAAAATTTTCGTCGTTATGGACAAGTTATTTTTGCCAGTAAGGACGGGAAAGCTTACGATACTAAAGATGCCCAGTTAAACCTGCAAAATGGAATTCCCCGCTTTTATATTATGCGATTGCAACGCCGAGGGCGGAAGTTTTACACAATTACTCGGCATATGCAATGCACTCAATGTTTGGGTTCTTTGTCAGGAAAGGATTGGTTAATTGCGGTTTGTCCTCCTGATAATAATATTGATGAACCAGCTTTAGAAGAGATTGCAGCTTTCCGCATTCCGGGAAATTGTTTTATTAAGTTAGAGGTGGGAACTTGGCACGCAGGACCATATTTTGAGCATGAGTTTGTCGATTTTTATAATTTAGAATTGAGTGATACGAATGTGGTGGATCATTTCACTCATGATTTTGTTAAGAGTCATCAGTTAGAGTTTGAGATGGTCTAG
- a CDS encoding ABC transporter permease gives MNIQTFSPIISDTLRAATPLILAALGELVTEKSGVLNLGVEGMMLIGAVAGFIVTVVTGNIYLGLLIASISGIAIALIHAVLTITISANQVATGLALTIFASGLSAFVGADYVGKTITGLQQINKSIPLLNQDIVVYLSIILVILVSWFLRKTRLGLVLRSVGESPSAADALGLPVVRVRYFAVMFGGAMAGLAGGYLSLAYTPLWAENMTAGRGWIAIALVVFATWKPIRILLGAYLFGGVSAIQLIVQGLGFDISPYLLSALPYLATIVVLVIISRDATRIQLVAPASLGEPFRPTH, from the coding sequence ATGAACATCCAAACATTCAGCCCAATAATTAGTGATACTCTACGGGCAGCTACACCTCTGATTTTAGCGGCACTAGGCGAATTAGTAACGGAAAAATCAGGGGTGTTAAACCTTGGTGTTGAGGGGATGATGTTGATTGGAGCCGTGGCTGGTTTTATTGTCACCGTTGTTACAGGTAATATTTATTTAGGGTTATTAATAGCATCAATATCGGGAATAGCGATCGCTTTAATTCATGCTGTGCTAACAATTACCATCAGTGCGAATCAAGTCGCTACTGGTTTAGCCCTGACTATTTTTGCTTCGGGACTCAGTGCTTTTGTCGGTGCTGACTACGTAGGCAAAACAATCACCGGACTGCAACAAATAAACAAATCAATACCTCTATTGAACCAGGATATTGTAGTATATTTATCAATCATTTTGGTAATTTTAGTTTCATGGTTTTTGCGTAAAACACGGTTAGGGTTAGTGCTGCGGAGTGTGGGTGAATCACCATCAGCAGCGGATGCTTTGGGTTTGCCTGTTGTGAGAGTGCGCTATTTTGCGGTAATGTTTGGTGGAGCGATGGCTGGGTTAGCGGGGGGTTATCTCTCGCTTGCGTATACGCCGCTGTGGGCGGAAAATATGACAGCAGGACGAGGATGGATTGCGATCGCTCTGGTAGTTTTTGCCACCTGGAAACCGATTAGAATTCTCTTGGGTGCTTACTTATTTGGCGGCGTGAGTGCGATACAGTTGATTGTGCAAGGACTGGGATTTGATATTTCTCCTTATCTTTTATCTGCGTTGCCCTACTTAGCTACTATCGTGGTATTGGTGATTATCTCACGCGATGCCACGCGCATTCAACTAGTAGCACCCGCATCTTTAGGTGAACCGTTTCGTCCTACTCATTAA
- a CDS encoding ABC transporter permease, whose translation MQPNRIQLLPIISPLIAIASSLIVGAILIILAGANPIAAYTALFQESLSTYFGFGNTLTKMAPLLLTSLGVLVALRAGQFNIGGEGQIYLGALGSALMGLYVQNLPAFIHIPLALFAGFVFGGVWGWIPGYLKAVRGVNEVITTLLLNYIAINLVSYLVQNPLKAANAPSPYSPLIAKSAQLPIILPGSLAHAGILLGLMAAGILWVLLMRSPLGYQITAVGFNPTAARYAGISVQRTIMLVMTLAGGLAGLAGASEVMGLKYRLFEQVSSGYGFDAIAIAFLSRGSVFGVILTSLFFAALRSGANVMQRSAGVPVTVIYAIQGLTVLFIAISLAMERVIKTQKDAEV comes from the coding sequence ATGCAACCTAACCGCATTCAACTTTTACCAATCATCTCACCGCTAATCGCGATCGCATCTTCTCTCATCGTTGGTGCAATTCTCATCATACTCGCCGGCGCTAACCCAATCGCTGCATACACCGCTTTATTTCAAGAATCTCTCTCAACTTACTTTGGCTTTGGTAACACGCTTACCAAAATGGCACCGCTATTATTAACTAGTTTGGGTGTATTGGTAGCTTTGCGTGCCGGTCAATTTAATATTGGTGGTGAAGGACAAATTTATCTCGGTGCGTTGGGAAGTGCTTTGATGGGGTTATACGTGCAAAATTTACCCGCATTTATTCACATACCTTTAGCGCTTTTCGCAGGGTTTGTTTTTGGTGGAGTTTGGGGTTGGATTCCCGGTTATCTCAAAGCAGTGCGGGGAGTGAATGAGGTAATTACCACGTTGCTGCTAAACTACATTGCCATCAACTTAGTCAGCTATCTGGTGCAGAATCCTTTGAAAGCAGCAAACGCGCCTAGTCCTTATTCGCCATTAATAGCCAAATCTGCACAGTTACCAATTATTTTACCAGGAAGTTTGGCACATGCGGGAATTTTGTTGGGGTTAATGGCGGCGGGGATATTGTGGGTATTGTTGATGCGATCGCCTTTAGGATACCAAATCACCGCCGTCGGATTCAACCCCACCGCTGCCCGTTACGCTGGTATTTCCGTCCAACGCACCATTATGTTAGTAATGACGTTAGCGGGTGGTTTAGCTGGTTTAGCGGGTGCTTCTGAGGTGATGGGGTTGAAGTATCGCTTGTTTGAACAAGTATCATCAGGTTATGGTTTTGATGCGATCGCGATCGCTTTTCTCAGTCGCGGTAGTGTTTTTGGTGTAATATTAACTTCTCTATTTTTCGCAGCACTACGTAGTGGTGCCAATGTCATGCAACGCAGCGCAGGTGTCCCCGTAACTGTGATTTATGCTATTCAAGGTTTGACTGTATTGTTTATTGCTATTAGTCTGGCAATGGAAAGAGTAATTAAAACGCAGAAGGATGCAGAAGTTTAA
- a CDS encoding DUF1877 family protein produces the protein MGIILELKQVSPYLLEKLKEYPDFVELFLDAKYLPDSPFWHEFTINPDDSDDVEWFNEFTNLAAETLERLIKEKPDEFEKLKEDIPLIIAEGKAKYLDIDKTWRPMIFLLTGYDFYDEYVHQMGLIVSKNQQDNLPLINAVFGGKGIEYYAGDMPLLYLTADEVKKIAEALSKFTQSMIRERLKFKGLKEDSYDHLLDYTYNSLVRYYQDAAEKGNAMFLDFG, from the coding sequence ATGGGAATAATATTAGAACTTAAGCAAGTATCTCCCTACCTGTTGGAGAAGTTAAAAGAATATCCTGACTTTGTAGAGTTATTTTTAGATGCAAAATACCTCCCAGACTCACCATTTTGGCATGAGTTTACGATTAATCCAGATGATTCTGATGATGTTGAGTGGTTTAATGAGTTCACAAATTTGGCAGCAGAGACATTGGAAAGATTAATAAAAGAAAAGCCAGACGAGTTTGAGAAGCTAAAAGAAGACATTCCTCTGATTATCGCTGAAGGAAAAGCTAAATATTTAGACATTGATAAAACTTGGCGTCCAATGATTTTTTTGCTAACAGGATATGATTTTTATGATGAATATGTTCATCAAATGGGTTTAATTGTTAGTAAAAATCAACAGGATAATCTACCTTTAATTAATGCTGTGTTTGGGGGAAAGGGAATAGAATATTATGCTGGTGATATGCCTTTACTATATTTAACTGCTGATGAAGTAAAAAAAATAGCCGAGGCTTTATCAAAATTTACCCAGTCCATGATTAGGGAAAGATTGAAATTTAAAGGTTTGAAAGAAGATAGTTACGATCATTTGTTGGACTATACTTATAATTCTCTTGTGAGGTATTACCAAGATGCTGCTGAAAAGGGAAATGCTATGTTTCTCGACTTCGGTTAG
- a CDS encoding BMP family protein, whose translation MAILNRRQFLYSSVAFSTSLLLKACSSNQTTTPTAGGGEKFKIAIALPGTITDKAWNQSGYEGVNLAKQKLGAEVNFVEKVAQADQAETLSDFARRGYNIIFAHGGQFDASVEQIAAQFPNTFFVCVNGNLKGENIAALRIDHLQVSYLCGIIGASLTKSNKMAYIAGEKFPATEDELRGFELGAKSVKPNIQIIPTFTGDWNDVAKGKEATLALIYAGADVIYQWLDNSSPAVLQTAADKGIYAFGNTKDQLEVAPKAVLTSAVKRMDLAIAYLAELAKQKQLKGQIYTIGLERPDILNLGNFNKIVPAAVKQKALNTKQEIVDKKITFENCKDGNKDTRCAKKATV comes from the coding sequence ATGGCGATATTGAATCGGCGTCAATTTCTATATAGTTCAGTTGCCTTTAGCACCAGTTTACTGCTAAAAGCTTGCAGTAGCAATCAAACAACGACACCCACAGCAGGTGGTGGTGAAAAATTTAAGATAGCGATCGCACTTCCTGGTACCATCACTGACAAAGCCTGGAATCAATCTGGTTACGAAGGTGTCAACCTTGCCAAACAAAAGCTGGGTGCAGAAGTTAACTTTGTCGAAAAGGTAGCGCAAGCAGACCAAGCCGAAACTTTAAGTGATTTCGCTCGTAGGGGCTACAATATAATATTTGCCCACGGCGGACAATTTGACGCATCTGTAGAACAAATCGCTGCCCAATTTCCCAATACGTTTTTTGTCTGCGTCAATGGTAATCTTAAAGGAGAAAATATTGCCGCTTTACGAATAGATCATCTGCAAGTCAGCTATTTGTGTGGAATTATTGGCGCTTCCCTAACTAAATCTAATAAAATGGCTTACATTGCTGGAGAAAAATTCCCCGCTACTGAAGATGAATTACGCGGATTTGAATTAGGGGCAAAATCAGTTAAGCCAAATATACAAATTATCCCTACTTTTACAGGTGATTGGAATGATGTTGCTAAAGGCAAAGAAGCTACTTTAGCGTTGATTTATGCTGGCGCTGATGTCATCTATCAATGGTTAGATAATTCCTCACCTGCTGTGTTACAAACAGCCGCAGATAAAGGTATTTATGCTTTTGGGAATACAAAAGACCAACTAGAAGTAGCCCCAAAAGCCGTTTTAACCAGTGCTGTGAAGCGAATGGATTTAGCGATCGCATATTTAGCAGAATTAGCAAAACAGAAACAATTAAAAGGGCAAATATATACAATTGGTTTAGAAAGACCAGATATTTTAAACTTAGGAAACTTTAACAAAATTGTCCCAGCAGCAGTTAAGCAGAAAGCATTAAATACAAAACAAGAAATTGTTGATAAAAAAATCACCTTTGAAAATTGCAAAGACGGTAATAAAGATACCCGCTGTGCAAAAAAAGCGACAGTTTAA
- a CDS encoding DoxX family protein, whose protein sequence is MQYIKKNKELLRVILAVCIIIVGITHFTVADQYARIVPPQLPNPLGLVYLSGFYEILGGIGLLVPPLSQPAAWGLIALFIAVYPANINMAVNHIKIDHVPDSNLLQAIRLPLQAVLIAWAWWYTKPSDREKQASIIPKSLIPKELEFLE, encoded by the coding sequence ATGCAATACATAAAAAAGAACAAAGAACTTTTACGTGTCATCCTTGCAGTATGTATCATCATAGTTGGAATAACGCACTTTACCGTTGCCGATCAATATGCAAGAATAGTACCGCCGCAACTCCCCAATCCATTGGGATTAGTTTATCTGAGTGGCTTTTATGAAATTTTGGGTGGTATCGGTTTATTAGTTCCCCCTCTAAGTCAACCCGCTGCTTGGGGTTTAATTGCTCTTTTTATTGCTGTTTACCCGGCTAATATCAACATGGCGGTTAATCACATTAAAATAGACCATGTACCAGATTCAAACTTGTTACAAGCGATAAGACTGCCCTTACAAGCGGTTTTAATTGCATGGGCTTGGTGGTATACAAAACCGAGCGATAGAGAAAAACAAGCTTCAATTATTCCTAAATCTCTTATTCCTAAAGAACTAGAATTTTTAGAGTGA
- a CDS encoding ABC transporter permease has product MNNNLNFFSDYLVATLRLAVPLAFAALGGLYSERSGVLNIGLEGMLLTGAFTSAAATFYTDNPWIGVIAALIAGGIVGLLHAFLCVTLRVDQLVSGLAINLVAAGLTSFLARLIFSGGIAQQLPGIAAIIIPGFANIPLIGALLQQDILVYLLLIIIALTTYILFYTSFGLTLRSVGEYPRAADTAGVSVQSVRYTAVIISGCLASLGGAYLTLVQIKFFAEGMSAGKGFIAIAALIFGRWHPVSTALACLLFGATEALQLRIQALGANIPYQFLVMLPYAIALFALVSKKGKSTPPAALGIAYFPENQKR; this is encoded by the coding sequence ATGAATAACAATCTTAATTTCTTCTCAGATTACCTCGTTGCTACCCTACGTTTAGCCGTCCCCCTCGCATTCGCTGCTTTGGGAGGACTTTATTCTGAACGTTCAGGAGTGCTAAATATTGGCTTAGAAGGAATGTTGCTTACAGGTGCTTTCACCAGTGCTGCTGCCACCTTTTACACAGATAATCCGTGGATTGGTGTAATCGCTGCCTTGATTGCTGGGGGAATCGTCGGTTTACTTCATGCTTTTTTATGTGTAACTTTGCGCGTCGATCAGTTGGTATCTGGGTTAGCAATTAATCTTGTCGCAGCTGGGTTAACATCTTTTTTAGCGCGGCTAATATTTAGTGGTGGTATAGCTCAACAATTGCCCGGAATTGCAGCAATTATTATTCCCGGTTTTGCCAATATTCCTCTAATTGGCGCTTTGTTACAGCAAGATATTTTGGTATATTTATTATTAATAATAATTGCTTTAACTACATACATTTTGTTTTATACTAGCTTTGGTCTAACTTTGCGATCTGTAGGAGAATATCCACGGGCAGCGGATACGGCTGGTGTTTCGGTGCAAAGTGTGCGTTACACTGCTGTGATAATCAGTGGATGCCTTGCGAGTTTGGGAGGAGCTTATCTTACTTTAGTACAGATAAAGTTTTTTGCGGAAGGGATGAGTGCTGGCAAAGGATTTATTGCGATCGCTGCTTTAATTTTTGGTAGATGGCATCCTGTAAGTACAGCCTTAGCTTGTTTGTTGTTTGGGGCAACGGAAGCTTTACAATTAAGAATACAGGCATTGGGTGCGAATATTCCCTATCAATTTTTGGTAATGTTACCGTATGCGATCGCCTTATTTGCCCTCGTTAGCAAAAAAGGAAAATCCACACCACCAGCAGCTTTAGGTATCGCTTATTTTCCCGAAAATCAAAAGCGTTAG
- the upp gene encoding uracil phosphoribosyltransferase — translation MTKVTLIDHPLIQHKLTLMRKAETSTAKFRVLLKEISLLLAYEVTRDFPLKHEVIKTPLAPMNAPVLAPEKKLVLVSIMRAGQGILDGMLELMPSVRVGHVGLYRDPKTLIPVEYYFKVPDDVDKRDMLVVDPMLATGNSAVAAVERLKSTNPMSIRFVCLLAAPEGIEHFCAVHPDVPLYTAAIDDHLDEHGYIIPGLGDAGDRLFGTK, via the coding sequence ATGACAAAAGTAACTTTAATTGACCATCCATTGATTCAGCACAAATTAACACTGATGCGTAAAGCTGAAACTAGTACAGCGAAATTTCGCGTTCTTTTGAAAGAAATTAGCTTGTTGTTGGCTTATGAAGTGACGCGGGATTTTCCGCTGAAACATGAAGTGATAAAAACGCCATTAGCGCCAATGAATGCACCAGTGCTGGCACCGGAAAAAAAGCTGGTGTTAGTTTCGATCATGCGGGCAGGACAGGGCATTTTAGATGGAATGCTGGAGTTAATGCCATCGGTTAGGGTGGGACATGTTGGTTTATATCGCGATCCAAAGACGTTGATTCCGGTGGAGTATTATTTTAAGGTTCCCGATGACGTAGATAAGCGAGATATGCTGGTGGTCGATCCGATGTTGGCTACTGGCAATTCAGCGGTGGCAGCGGTGGAAAGACTGAAATCAACTAATCCGATGTCGATTAGGTTTGTCTGCTTGCTTGCTGCACCGGAAGGCATTGAGCATTTTTGCGCGGTACATCCTGATGTGCCTTTGTATACGGCAGCGATTGATGACCATTTGGATGAACACGGTTATATTATACCGGGTTTGGGAGATGCAGGCGATCGCTTGTTTGGTACAAAGTAA